A segment of the Allosaccharopolyspora coralli genome:
CTCGGCGGTGTCGGAACCTGGCTCGCGGACAGGATCGCGCAGCGCACCGGTGAGGAGTCGCGTGCCGTCGTGCTCGGCCACGTGCAGCGGGGTGGCACGCCGACCGCCGCCGACCGGGTTCTGGCGACCCGGTTCGGCCTGCACGCGCTGGACGCGGTCACCGACGGCGACGTCGGGACGATGGTCGCGTTGCGAGGCACCGACATCGTGCGGGTGCCGTTGGCGGCGGCCACGGCGGCGTTGAAGACGGTTCCCTTGCAGCGGTACGAAGAGGCCGAAGTCCTGTTCGGTTGAGGGCGGGGAGTGATCTGCGTGAGGTGGCGACGCGAGAAATCGACCCCGCAGCGAAGGTTCCGCCGCCCGACCCGCCGAGCAAGACCTCCGGAGGAGTTCTCAGCTCGGAACGGACTCGATCCAGTGGATGTCTCGGCTGGTGGGAGACGCCCTCCCGATGGATGGGCGACCTGCGCCACGGCCTACCCTGGACGGTGTGAGCGCGAACTGGACCGTCGACGTTCCTGTCGACACCCTTCCCGAACTCCCCCCGCTACCGCAGGATCTGCGCACTCGGCTCGACGACGCCCTCGCGCGGCCCGCCGCGCAGCAGCCGACGTGGCCCGAGGATCAGGTTCGCAGCGTGCGGACGGTCCTGGAGAGCGTGCCGCCGGTGACGGTGCCTTCCGAGGTGTTGCGACTGCGTGAGCACCTGGCCGCCGTGGCGCACGGCGAGGCGTTTCTGCTCCAGGGCGGGGACTGCGCGGAGACGTTCGCCGACAACACCGAGCCGCACATCCGAGCGAGCATTCGCACGTTGTTGCAAATGGCGGTGGTGCTGACCTACGGCGCCAGCATGCCGGTCGTCAAACTCGGCCGGATCGCCGGACAGTACGCCAAGCCCCGGTCCAGCGAACTGGACGCGCTCGGGCTGCCGTCGTACCGCGGTGACATGGTCAACTCCCTCGTGGCGACCGAGCAATCCCGGGCGCACGACCCGTCGCGGCTCATCCGCGCCTACGCGAACGCGAGCGCGACGATGAATCTCTCGCGCGCGCTGACCAGCGCGGGTATGGCGGCGTTGGCGAAGGTTCACGACTGGAACAAGGACTTCGTCCTCAACTCGCCGGCGGGGGAGCGCTACGAGTCGGTGGCCGCCGAGATCGACCGCGGCCTGCGGTTCATGTCCGCGTGCGGTGTCGACGACTCCAGCCTGCACTCGGTCGAGTTCTACGCCTCGCACGAGGCGCTCGTGCTCGACTACGAGCGCGCGATGCTGCGGTTGGACATGTCCGGCGACCAGCCGAGGCTGTTCGACCTCTCCGGCCACTACCTGTGGATCGGGGAGCGCACGCGACAGCTCGACGGCGCGCACATCGCGTTCGCCGAACTGCTGTCCAACCCGATCGGTGTGAAGATCGGGCCGTCGACCACCCCGGAGAAGGCGGTCGAGTACGTCGAGCGGCTCGACCCGAACAACGAGCCAGGGCGCCTCACGCTGATCGCGCGGATGGGCAACGGCAAGGTGCGCGAGGTACTGCCGTCGATCGTGGAGAAGGTCGAGGCCTCGGGGCACAAGGTCATCTGGCAGTGCGACCCGATGCACGGCAACACCCACGAGGCATCGACGGGGTACAAGACCCGGCACTTCGACCGGGTCGTGGACGAGGTGCAGGGCTTCTTCGAGGTGCACCACCACCTCGGGACACACCCCGGTGGCATTCACATCGAACTGACCGGTGAGGACGTCACGGAGTGCCTCGGCGGCGCCCAGGACATCTCCGACACCGACCTCTCCGGCCGGTACGAGACCGCGTGTGACCCGCGGTTGAACACCCAGCAATCCTTGGAGCTCGCGTTCCTCGTCGCCGAGATGCTGCGGACCTGAGCCGACCGACGCCCCAGCACACCCCCGTGCCATCGGCGCGGGGGTGTGCTTTATTCGCACCAGAAACGGGTGGCGACGTGCTGTGTGCGACGCGGTTCGAAGTTCACCCGAGTGGGTCGGACCGGAGTCCGTGGCGGTCGATCTCGATGCCTCTGACGCTGTGTGCTGGGGGTATTCCGTCCACGTTGCGCTACCGGGGCAGGGGTGGCGCTAGCGTGCCGCGTTTGCTATGACCCCCCCGTCCGGTGATCGGCCCCGGGTACCGCGATGCGGTGCGTCGGTAGTGTCGGCGCCGGAGTCGAACCCGGCATCCGAGGGACCGGTTCGCTCCGAGGGAAGCGTCCGGCATGGGGGTCCGGACGGTTCCGATCCGGACGAACACCGCTGAAAGGGGATCACGCTGTGTCCGTTGCCTCCGAGGAAATCCTGCGACCCGTCAGCCTGGTCCAGGACGAGCCCGACGTCACCGTGCCTGCGCCACGTGGAGTCGCCGTCGAAGAGACCACGCCGGAGCGGTCGTCACGGTGCAGTGTCACCGTGGCCCATCCGACTCCGGGCGCGGCTGTGCTTCAGGTCGGCGGGGAACTCGTGCAGGACGACGTGTGGCCGTTCAAACGAGCCATCCTCGACGAGGTTCGGACGGACGTGCACACGGTGATCGTCGACCTCAACGAGGTCGCGTTCCTCGACGTGACCGCGTTGCACACGCTCAGCGCGGCGAAACAGTGCGCCAAGTTGAACCGCACCGAACTGCTGCTGGTCACGGAGAACAATCCGGCCGTGCTGCGGGCGCTGCGTGCCGGCAGGGTCGCGGCAGCCTCACTTCTCGAGGATCAGCGCACGGTCTGATCCGGCGTCGTGTCGACGGGCGTTTCCCGCGCCCGTTCGACACTCAGGAATCGACTGACGTTCAACGGGTCGAAACGAATGAGCGAAAGCCCCGCGAGCACCGCCAGCGCCACGCTCGCTGCCATGAACGGCCAGTTGTACAACGCGACCTCGCCGTCCGGGTAGTAGGCGAGCACGAGCACGACCGAGGCACCGACCACGAAGGTGAGTGCCCGCCTGCCCCACGGCAGCGCGGCGGCCAGGGCGAGACCCCACGTGAGGTACCAGGGGAACATCGTGGGCGAGAGCAGGGCACCGAACGCGAGCACGATGGCCGCACGGCGAATGGTGTCCGGACCGCCGTGGCGTGCGTGCCACCAGTGCCAGCCGATGATGCCCACCAGGGCGACCGCCCCGATCACCCGGCCTGCCTGGATGAACGGCCAGCCCGGCACGTCGTCGGCGAACAGCGACGCGACCGAGTGCGCGGCCTGCCCGAGCCCGGTCGGTGCGGACAGATAGTTCACGAACATGCCTGGTGCCGACAAAGCCGAGATCCACCCGAAGCCGACCTTCGCCAGCAGCATGCAGGCGCCGAATA
Coding sequences within it:
- a CDS encoding class II 3-deoxy-7-phosphoheptulonate synthase, with product MSANWTVDVPVDTLPELPPLPQDLRTRLDDALARPAAQQPTWPEDQVRSVRTVLESVPPVTVPSEVLRLREHLAAVAHGEAFLLQGGDCAETFADNTEPHIRASIRTLLQMAVVLTYGASMPVVKLGRIAGQYAKPRSSELDALGLPSYRGDMVNSLVATEQSRAHDPSRLIRAYANASATMNLSRALTSAGMAALAKVHDWNKDFVLNSPAGERYESVAAEIDRGLRFMSACGVDDSSLHSVEFYASHEALVLDYERAMLRLDMSGDQPRLFDLSGHYLWIGERTRQLDGAHIAFAELLSNPIGVKIGPSTTPEKAVEYVERLDPNNEPGRLTLIARMGNGKVREVLPSIVEKVEASGHKVIWQCDPMHGNTHEASTGYKTRHFDRVVDEVQGFFEVHHHLGTHPGGIHIELTGEDVTECLGGAQDISDTDLSGRYETACDPRLNTQQSLELAFLVAEMLRT
- a CDS encoding STAS domain-containing protein is translated as MSVASEEILRPVSLVQDEPDVTVPAPRGVAVEETTPERSSRCSVTVAHPTPGAAVLQVGGELVQDDVWPFKRAILDEVRTDVHTVIVDLNEVAFLDVTALHTLSAAKQCAKLNRTELLLVTENNPAVLRALRAGRVAAASLLEDQRTV